A genomic stretch from Setaria italica strain Yugu1 chromosome VII, Setaria_italica_v2.0, whole genome shotgun sequence includes:
- the LOC101776964 gene encoding aluminum-activated malate transporter 1 yields MPAMEVHQVVTSGGGGTGGYVEFLVRCAEGLLSALGKVWGALAGLGKKLAKIATDDPRRVVHSFKVGLALTLVSVLYYVRPIFNNWGLSTLWAVLTVAVVMEYTVGGTLIKGLNRATGTLVAGFIAVGAHKVANLGGSKGEPIILATFVFLIATAATFTRFIPAVKARYDYGVTIFILTFSLVAVSSYRVEELIRLAHQRSSTIFVGVATCLFTTMFVCPVWAGENLHNLAADNLGKLAEFLEGLESECFGENAPGEDLESKPFLQVYKSVLDCKATEDSLANFAKWEPGHGNFYFRYPWGQYQNIGAVARQCASSMQTLASYIITLTKAQYPETNLELCSKVRTACGEMSLHSAKALRALSAAIQAMTVPSPAMTHMTAAIRAAKGLKAELSQDEDLAKVMHVAVIASLLAEVVSQTKKITESVGNLAQVAGFKSPENTDQKDVVIIVDSGEAAGLG; encoded by the exons ATGCCTGCCATGGAGGTTCATCAGGTGGTgacgtccggcggcggcggcaccggcggctaCGTCGAGTTCCTGGTGAGGTGCGCGGAGGGGCTCCTCTCGGCGCTGGGTAAGGTCTGGGGAGCCCTCGCCGGGCTCGGCAAGAAGCTGGCCAAGATCGCGACGGACGATCCCCGGCGGGTGGTGCACTCGTTCAAGGTCGGGCTGGCGCTCACGCTGGTGTCCGTGCTCTACTACGTCCGCCCCATCTTCAACAACTGGGGGCTCTCCACCCTCTGGGCCGTActcaccgtcgccgtcgtcatGGAGTACACCGTCG GTGGGACGCTGATCAAAGGCCTGAACAGGGCGACGGGGACGCTGGTCGCCGGGTTCATCGCCGTCGGGGCTCACAAGGTGGCCAACCTGGGAGGCAGCAAAGGGGAGCCCATCATACTCGCAACCTTCGTCTTCCTCATAG cgacggcggcgacgttcACACGGTTCATCCCGGCGGTGAAGGCGCGGTACGACTACGGCGTGACCATCTTCATCCTGACCTTCAGCCTGGTGGCGGTGTCGAGCTACCGGGTGGAGGAGCTCATCCGCCTCGCGCACCAGCGCTCCTCCACCATCTTCGTCGGCGTCGCCACCTGCCTCTTCACCACCATGTTCGTCTGCCCGGTCTGGGCCGGCGAGAACCTCCACAACCTCGCCGCCGACAACCTCGGCAAGCTCGCCGAGTTCCTTGAGG GACTGGAGTCCGAATGCTTCGGGGAGAACGCTCCCGGCGAGGATTTGGAAAGCAAACCGTTCCTCCAAGTGTACAAGAGCGTCCTCGACTGCAAGGCCACCGAGGACTCTTTG GCAAATTTTGCCAAGTGGGAGCCAGGTCATGGCAACTTCTACTTCCGGTACCCATGGGGCCAATACCAGAACATCGGCGCCGTTGCTCGCCAGTGCGCTTCCTCAATGCAGACTCTTGCTTCCTACATCATCACACTCACAAAAGCTCAG TATCCTGAAACGAATTTGGAGCTATGCTCGAAGGTTCGAACAGCATGCGGTGAGATGAGCTTGCACTCGGCCAAGGCGCTCCGGGCGCTCTCAGCGGCGATTCAGGCGATGACTGTGCCATCCCCGGCCATGACTCACATGACTGCAGCGATCAGAGCGGCGAAAGGCCTCAAGGCCGAATTGTCGCAGGACGAGGATCTGGCCAAAGTGATGCATGTTGCTGTCATTGCATCTCTCCTCGCAGAAGTGGTTTCTCAGACAAAGAAGATCACAGAATCTGTTGGTAACCTAGCGCAAGTTGCCGGCTTCAAAAGCCCTGAGAACACTGACCAGAAGGATGTGGTTATCATTGTAGATAGTGGAGAGGCAGCGGGACTTGGCTAG